A part of Candidatus Saccharibacteria bacterium genomic DNA contains:
- a CDS encoding tyrosine--tRNA ligase, whose translation MTLSEELAWRGFVNQTTFTDITELDKETRTFYYGVDPSASSMHIGNLAGVMLVKHLVNYGYKAIVLVGGATGMIGDPKQDVERDLKTLEEIDFNKKGIAADFRRVLADGSFDLVDNYDWFKEIHYLDFLRDIGKHFSMTQLLSREFVKARIGEDSSGISYAEFSYGLIQGYDFLHLYRTNNATLQIGGSDQWGNMVSGTQMIKRLDGADTHVMTVPLIIDKSTGKKFGKSEGNAVWLDPAKTSPYKFYQFWLNCDDATSETLVKIYTMLERDSVERLIAAHRKSPGSRELQRTLAREVTDLVHGRDRRESVENVTESLFGARPVTELSSEDLDTLAAEIPTVAATTVVGALVDAGVCASNGEAKRLIAGGAVAINGQKITEDQEIKDLSLVKKGKNSFVLVR comes from the coding sequence ATGACGCTATCTGAAGAACTAGCGTGGCGTGGCTTTGTCAATCAAACGACATTTACCGATATCACTGAACTAGATAAAGAGACTCGGACTTTCTATTACGGTGTTGATCCAAGCGCATCGAGTATGCATATTGGTAACTTGGCGGGTGTGATGCTCGTCAAGCACCTTGTTAATTATGGATACAAGGCTATTGTACTAGTGGGTGGCGCAACTGGTATGATTGGCGACCCAAAACAAGACGTGGAACGTGACTTGAAAACACTGGAAGAAATTGACTTCAATAAAAAAGGCATTGCTGCTGACTTTCGGCGAGTTTTAGCCGACGGCTCATTTGATCTTGTCGATAACTATGACTGGTTTAAAGAGATTCATTACTTGGACTTTCTTAGAGACATTGGCAAACATTTCAGTATGACACAGCTTCTTAGTCGCGAATTTGTAAAAGCTCGTATAGGCGAAGATAGTAGTGGTATTAGCTATGCGGAATTTAGTTACGGGTTAATCCAGGGCTACGATTTTCTTCATTTGTATCGTACGAACAATGCTACTCTGCAAATAGGCGGTAGCGATCAATGGGGCAATATGGTTAGTGGCACCCAAATGATTAAAAGACTAGACGGTGCAGATACTCATGTTATGACCGTTCCGCTTATTATCGATAAATCGACCGGCAAGAAATTTGGCAAAAGTGAAGGTAACGCAGTTTGGCTCGACCCTGCCAAGACAAGTCCATACAAGTTTTACCAATTTTGGCTCAATTGCGACGACGCGACCAGTGAAACTCTCGTAAAAATTTACACCATGCTTGAGCGTGATTCTGTCGAGCGACTCATAGCTGCACATAGAAAGAGCCCGGGTTCTCGTGAGCTTCAACGCACCCTGGCACGTGAAGTGACCGATCTTGTGCATGGAAGAGACCGACGCGAGTCAGTCGAGAATGTGACTGAAAGTTTATTTGGTGCTCGCCCCGTAACAGAGCTAAGCAGCGAAGATTTGGATACACTTGCCGCTGAAATACCAACTGTTGCAGCTACTACGGTTGTTGGTGCACTTGTTGACGCAGGAGTTTGTGCAAGTAACGGTGAAGCCAAGCGACTTATTGCGGGCGGGGCTGTTGCAATAAATGGTCAAAAAATTACTGAAGACCAGGAAATAAAAGATTTGAGTTTAGTCAAAAAAGGTAAAAATAGTTTCGTCCTAGTGCGATAA
- a CDS encoding HAD-IIB family hydrolase yields MKKVIAFDVDDTLVKSKNPMTTEMRDLVAKLLAHYEVAIISGSRFEVFEVNIIDPLRETSAHLLDHLHILPTCGTRYYTHDLEVNTWDIVYAEDFTEEEKRHIIEVSERLAKESGLWPEKPWGEVIEDRLSQIAISMLGQKAPAEAKYEWYQAHNEDAIRLRNAIAEALPGYEVRNGGTTTIDITPIGVDKAYGMQKLIEQLGVMKEEVLFIGDRLEKGGNDYPVKAMGVECIDVDGYQSTPYVVRGILGVTD; encoded by the coding sequence ATGAAAAAAGTTATTGCCTTTGATGTTGATGACACACTTGTCAAATCCAAAAACCCCATGACAACAGAGATGCGCGATTTAGTCGCAAAACTTCTGGCGCATTACGAAGTTGCCATTATTTCCGGTAGTCGGTTTGAAGTATTTGAAGTCAATATTATCGATCCGTTACGTGAGACATCGGCACACTTGCTTGACCACTTGCATATACTACCGACCTGCGGTACTCGCTACTATACACATGACTTAGAAGTAAACACGTGGGATATAGTGTATGCTGAAGACTTTACCGAAGAGGAGAAGAGACACATTATTGAAGTGTCAGAGCGGCTTGCAAAGGAATCTGGCCTATGGCCCGAGAAGCCATGGGGAGAGGTCATTGAAGATCGCCTAAGTCAAATTGCCATCTCGATGCTTGGGCAAAAAGCACCCGCAGAAGCAAAATACGAGTGGTATCAGGCGCACAACGAAGACGCAATTCGTTTGCGTAATGCGATAGCCGAAGCGCTACCGGGATATGAAGTACGTAACGGTGGCACAACAACCATTGACATTACTCCAATCGGCGTCGACAAGGCCTATGGTATGCAAAAGCTAATTGAACAACTAGGCGTTATGAAAGAAGAGGTGTTGTTTATTGGCGACCGACTCGAAAAGGGCGGTAATGACTATCCTGTCAAAGCTATGGGTGTGGAGTGTATCGATGTCGATGGCTATCAAAGCACGCCATATGTAGTGCGGGGCATCCTGGGTGTAACTGACTAG